A genome region from Brassica oleracea var. oleracea cultivar TO1000 chromosome C2, BOL, whole genome shotgun sequence includes the following:
- the LOC106325255 gene encoding protein DYAD isoform X1 — protein sequence MFVKRYPIRGASAGKNPSPPPPPLNVAVAHIRVGSYYEIDSSVLPLRSSTPEQLKSIRIVMVNKVTGRHVSLRYPSMYSLISYFDFAATNRTKPENKKSGGSLLPVLDEGYVTTADLAGDLLYRRIPPHEVSLSRKSWSFWVSDDSQPAKHNAARLYRAISPEGKCWSELRSRGMVKWGKRLRVRYQSRHIDYNNNKSCRLKEEDDGTGKRKLSESRAENLAKRAKVLDQKKENQIVVYKRKTGDEIESSDLRAEKDANEKRRFAQRANVSEQKKENQIVVYTRRSEKNFIDRWSVERYKLAEKNMLKVMKEKNAVVGNSMLRAELRSEARKLIGDTGLLDHLLKHMAGKVAPGGQDRFRRKHNADGAMEYWLESSDLVNLRKEAGVEDPYWTPPLGWKLGDSPTQDPVCAGDIRDIREGLASLKREMEKLTSKKEEEELAIMTTPKSCVTSQNVHHDSMMTPAKEIYADLLKKKSKIEDQLVIIADTLRKMEEDMGWLKKTVDENCPRMPDSTEMPFLLEDSPMLKTQEGEVKENQITESPQKARNHNRQEQPSLIHNTGFRICRPVASFSWPKLPALVAATDTDEFASSPSHRPSPVLPFPFTLRSPETPTNLFDL from the exons ATGTTCGTGAAAAGGTATCCGATCAGAGGAGCCTCCGCCGGTAAAAACCCTTCGCCGCCGCCGCCTCCGTTGAATG TTGCAGTGGCGCACATAAGAGTGGGATCTTACTACGAAATCGATTCCTCCGTCCTCCCTCTGAGATCATCGACGCCGGAGCAGCTCAAATCCATCAGAATCGTCATG GTGAACAAAGTCACGGGACGTCACGTGTCTCTCCGGTACCCGAGCATGTACTCACTCATATCGTATTTCGATTTCGCCGCTACTAACCGGACTAAACCGGAGAATAAGAAGAGTGGTGGTAGTCTTCTTCCGGTTCTTGACGAGGGGTATGTGACGACGGCGGATCTAGCCGGAGACTTGCTCTACAGAAGAATCCCACCTCACGAGGTTTCTCTGAGTAGAAAGTCCTGGAGTTTTTGGGTTTCCGACGATTCTCAACCGGCGAAGCACAACGCCGCTAGACTCTATCGCGCGATTTCGCCTGAGGGAAAGTGCTGGTCTGAGCTGAGATCGAGAGGGATGGTCAAGTGGGGGAAGAGGTTGCGCGTCCGCTACCAGAGCCGCCATATTGACTATAACAACAACAAGAGTTGTAGACTCAAGGAGGAAGATGATGGCACTGGTAAGAGGAAGCTAAGTGAATCCAGGGCTGAGAATCTCGCTAAGAGGGCTAAGGTGCTTGATCAGAAGAAGGAAAACCAAATCGTTGTTTATAAGAGGAAAACAGGGGATGAGATTGAAAGCAGTGATCTTCGAGCTGAGAAGGATGCAAACGAGAAGAGAAGATTCGCTCAGAGGGCCAATGTATCTGAGCAGAAGAAGGAGAATCAGATTGTGGTTTATACGAGGAGATCAGAGAAGAACTTTATTGACAGATGGTCTGTTGAGAG GTACAAACTTGCTGAGAAGAACATGTTAAAAGTGATGAAGGAGAAAAACGCTGTGGTTGGTAACTCCATGCTCAGGGCAGAGTTGAGGTCAGAAGCAAGGAAGCTGATTGGGGACACGGGTCTTTTAGATCATCTGCTTAAGCACATGGCAGGGAAGGTGGCTCCTGGAGGTCAAGACAGGTTTAGGAGAAAACACAATGCAGATGGAGCTATGGAGTATTGGTTGGAGAGTTCTGATTTGGTTAACTTAAGGAAAGAAGCAGGAGTCGAAGATCCTTATTGGACACCTCCACTTGGTTGGAAGCTTGGTGACAGTCCTACTCAAGATCCTGTCTGCGCTGGAGATATCCGTGACATCAGAGAAGGATTAGCTAGCCTTAAAAG AGAGATGGAGAAACTCACGTCAAAGAAAGAAGAGGAGGAGCTTGCTATCATGACTACACCTAAATCTTGTGTTACTAGTCAGAACGTACACCATGATAGCATGATGACTCCAGCAAAG GAAATCTACGCTGATCTGCTGAAGAAAAAATCCAAAATTGAGGACCAGCTAGTGATAATTGCAGATACCTTGCGCAAAATGGAG GAAGACATGGGATGGCTTAAGAAAACAGTGGACGAGAACTGTCCTAGAATGCCAGACTCAACGGAGATGCCTTTTCTACTAGAGGATTCACCAATGTTGAAGACACAAGAAGGAGAAGTGAAGGAAAATCAAATCACGGAGTCACCTCAAAAAGCTAGGAATCATAATCGACAAGAACAACCATCACTTATACACAACACTGGTTTCAGAATCTGCAGGCCTGTGGCGAGTTTCTCCTGGCCTAAACTGCCTGCCCTTGTTGCTGCAACTGATACTGATGAGTTTGCTTCTTCGCCTAGTCACCGACCATCTCCCGTCTTGCCTTTTCCATTCACCCTTCGTTCTCCAGAAACGCCAACAAATCTCTTTGACCTTTAA
- the LOC106327703 gene encoding conserved oligomeric Golgi complex subunit 7-like gives MMLDLGPFSEEKFDAKRWVNSSCQARHPQDSLERQLVDLEMKLQIASEEIGASLEEQSGGALLRVPRATRDVLRLRDDAVSLRSSVAGILQKLKKAEGSSADCIATLARVDCVKQRMEAAFKTLQDAAGLTQLSSTVEDVFASGDLPRAAETLASMRNCLSAVGEVAEFANVRKQLELLEDRLEAMVQPRLTDALTYHKVDVAQDLRGILIRIGRFKSLELQYSKVRLKPIKQLWDDFDTKQRANKLASERSETQRLSSGDEFQLTSTQTSFASWLPSFYDELLLYLEQEWKWCMVAFPDDYMTLVPKLLVETMGVLGASFASRLNLATGDAVPETKTLTKGVMDVSSGDLPKGINIQTKHLEALIDLHNVTGSFARNVQHLFAESELRVLIDTLKAVYSPFESFKQKYGKMERAILSSEIAVVDLRGAVTRGVGAQGIELSETVRRMEESIPQVVVLLQAAVERCIGFTGGSEADELILALDDIMLQYISMLQETLKSLRAVFGVDGTGDGVSSEKRESSRKMDLSSNEEWSIVQGALQILTVSDCLTSRSSVFEASLRATLARLNSSLSISLFGTNLDQNLSHLTSEQTAGDLSMAGRASLEVAAIRLVDVPEKARKLLNLLEQSKDPRFHALPLASQRVAAFADTVNELVYDILISKVRQRLGEVSRLPIWSSSEEQTAFPLPSFSSYPQSYVTSVGEYLLTLPQQLEPLAEGISTNGDSNNEDAQFFATEWMFKVAEGATALYVEQLRGIEYISDRGAQQLSVDIEYLSNVLLALSMPIPPVLATFQTCLATPRDELKDVMKSEAGSELDFPTANLVCKMRRISFD, from the exons CCACCCACAGGACTCGCTCGAGAGACAGCTCGTGGATCTGGAAATGAAGCTCCAGATCGCCTCCGAGGAGATCGGAGCGTCTCTCGAAGAGCAGAGCGGAGGCGCCCTCCTCCGTGTGCCTCGCGCCACTCGCGACGTGTTGCGACTCCGTGATGACGCGGTGTCTCTCCGTAGTTCAGTCGCCGGAATCCTCCAGAAACTCAAGAAG GCAGAGGGATCTTCCGCGGATTGTATAGCTACACTTGCTAGAGTGGACTGTGTCAAACAGAGAATGGAGGCTGCCTTCAAAACTTTACAG GATGCTGCTGGGTTGACTCAGTTAAGCTCGACGGTCGAGGATGTTTTTGCTAGTGGCGATCTTCCTCGTGCTGCTGAAACTCTTGCCAGCATGAGAAATTGCTTGTCTGCTGTTGGAGAG GTTGCAGAATTTGCTAATGTTAGGAAGCAACTAGAGCTGTTGGAGGATAGGTTGGAGGCAATGGTGCAGCCACGTCTTACTGATGCATTGACATATCACAAG GTTGATGTTGCCCAAGATTTGCGCGGGATTCTCATCCGGATTGGGAGATTCAAGTCTCTGGAGTTGCAATATTCAAAAGTTCGTCTAAAGCCAATAAAACAACTCTGGGATGATTTCGACACTAAGCAAAGAGCTAACAAGCTTGCCAGTGAGAGAAGTGAAACCCAAAGGTTGTCTAGTGGCGATGAGTTTCAGTTGACATCAACTCAGACATCCTTTGCCAGTTGGCTACCAAGCTTTTACGACGAGTTGCTACTCTATCTTGAGCAGGAATGGAAATG GTGTATGGTTGCCTTCCCTGATGATTATATGACTCTCGTCCCAAAGCTGTTGGTTGAGACCATGGGAGTACTTGGGGCTAGTTTTGCTTCTCGTCTTAACCTTGCAACAGGAGATGCTGTTCCTGAAACTAAAACACTCACCAAAG GTGTGATGGATGTATCATCCGGCGACTTACCCAAGGGTATTAATATACAGACCAAGCATCTTGAGGCCCTTATTGACCTGCACAACGTAACTGGGTCCTTTGCAAGAAATGTTCAGCACCTGTTTGCCGAATCTGAACTTAGAGTCTTAATAGATACGCTGAAGGCCGTGTACTCACCCTTTGAATCGTTTAAGCAAAA GTATGGGAAGATGGAACGTGCTATTTTGTCCTCTGAGATCGCAGTTGTGGATCTGAGAGGGGCCGTTACACGTGGTGTTGGGGCTCAAGGAATTGAACTCAGCGAGACAGTGCGTAGGATGGAAGAGTCTATCCCCCAAGTTGTTGTTCTTCTTCAAGCTGCGGTTGAGAGGTGTATCGGCTTCACTGGCGGCTCAGAGGCAGACGAGCTGATACTTGCACTAGATGACATAATGCTGCAGTATATCTCCATGCTTCAGGAAACACTCAAATCTTTGAGAGCTGTGTTTGGAGTAGATGGTACAGGTGATGGAGTTAGCTCAGAGAAAAGGGAGAGCTCTCGCAAGATGGACTTGTCTTCAAATGAAGAATGGTCCATTGTCCAGGGAGCTCTACAGATACTTACTGTATCGGATTGTCTTACGAGCAGGTCTTCAGTATTTGAAGCTTCTTTGAGAGCCACTCTAGCTAGACTGAACTCCAGCCTGTCTATTTCATTATTTGGCACAAATTTGGATCAGAACCTGTCACATTTGACAAGTGAACAAACAGCTGGAGATTTGTCTATGGCTGGACGAGCTTCCCTGGAGGTAGCAGCTATTCGATTGGTTGATGTTCCGGAGAAGGCTCGCAAACTCCTAAACCTGTTGGAGCAG TCCAAAGATCCAAGGTTCCATGCACTGCCTTTGGCGTCTCAGAGAGTCGCTGCATTTGCCGATACTGTCAACGAACTTGTGTATGACATCCTCATATCAAAAGTCAGGCAACGACTAGGGGAAGTATCTCGCCTACCAATCTGGTCTTCATCTGAGGAACAGACCGCTTTTCCGCTACCAAGCTTCAGTTCATACCCTCAGTCTTATGTCACAAGCGTTGGAGAATACCTCCTGACTTTGCCTCAGCAGCTTGAGCCTCTAGCTGAAGGAATCTCAACCAATGGCGATTCGAACAACGAGGACGCACAGTTTTTTGCCACCGAGTGGATGTTCAAG GTAGCAGAAGGTGCGACGGCTCTGTATGTGGAGCAGCTGAGAGGAATCGAATACATTTCAGACCGAGGAGCACAACAACTGTCTGTAGATATAGAGTACTTGAGCAATGTGCTTTTGGCTTTGTCCATGCCGATTCCGCCTGTGCTGGCAACTTTCCAGACGTGTTTGGCTACACCAAGAGATGAGCTCAAAGATGTGATGAAATCAGAAGCTGGTAGTGAACTTGATTTCCCTACGGCTAATCTTGTCTGTAAGATGCGTCGTATCAGTTTCGATTAG
- the LOC106326252 gene encoding cell number regulator 6 codes for MSDGGAPSRYVKLTKEQAPVDEVNPGELNQPIQVPQLAVYKCNECGQTLPENFEAPADEPWTTGIFGCTEDMDSFWQGFFCPSVLFGRVYETLSEEETSWKRACVCHSIVVEGGLTAASLLLCIPGIDPHTTFLFCESLFFVWWMCGIYTGDFRQTLQRKYHLQNSPCDPCMVHCFLHFCAVCQAHREMKNRLSDNFVMPMTVVNPPPVQEMSSSNDGHHHDSVPVSHHSSDLVMRPL; via the exons ATGTCGGATGGAGGAGCACCGTCGAGGTACGTGAAGTTGACAAAGGAACAAGCTCCAGTGGATGAGGTTAATCCCGGCGAACTGAATCAACCGATTCAGGTTCCTCAA CTAGCAGTTTACAAATGCAACGAGTGTGGCCAAACTTTGCCTGAAAATTTTGAAGCTCCTGCAGATGAGCCATGGACTACCGGAATATTCGGGTGCACTGAGGACATGGATAGCT TTTGGCAAGGATTCTTTTGCCCAAGTGTTCTGTTCGGACGTGTCTATGAAACTCTGAGTGAGGAAGAAACCTCATGGAAGAGAGCATGTGTTTGCCATTCGATTGTAGTAGAAGGCGGTCTTACAGCCGCATCCTTGCTTCTTTGTATTCCCGGTATAGATCCACATACCACGTTTCTTTTTTGTGAAAGCTTGTTTTTTGTTTGGTGGATGTGTGGGATTTACACTGGAGACTTCAGGCAAACTCTCCAGCGCAAATATCATCTCCAG AACTCTCCTTGCGACCCATGTATGGTGCATTGTTTCCTCCATTTCTGTGCTGTTTGTCAAGCACACCGGGAGATGAAGAACCGTCTTTCGGACAACTTTGTGATGCCAATGACTGTGGTTAACCCGCCACCGGTTCAAGAGATGAGTTCCTCTAACGACGGACACCACCATGACTCTGTCCCGGTATCACACCACAGCTCTGACCTTGTGATGCGGCCATTGTAG
- the LOC106325255 gene encoding protein DYAD isoform X2 — MFVKRYPIRGASAGKNPSPPPPPLNVAHIRVGSYYEIDSSVLPLRSSTPEQLKSIRIVMVNKVTGRHVSLRYPSMYSLISYFDFAATNRTKPENKKSGGSLLPVLDEGYVTTADLAGDLLYRRIPPHEVSLSRKSWSFWVSDDSQPAKHNAARLYRAISPEGKCWSELRSRGMVKWGKRLRVRYQSRHIDYNNNKSCRLKEEDDGTGKRKLSESRAENLAKRAKVLDQKKENQIVVYKRKTGDEIESSDLRAEKDANEKRRFAQRANVSEQKKENQIVVYTRRSEKNFIDRWSVERYKLAEKNMLKVMKEKNAVVGNSMLRAELRSEARKLIGDTGLLDHLLKHMAGKVAPGGQDRFRRKHNADGAMEYWLESSDLVNLRKEAGVEDPYWTPPLGWKLGDSPTQDPVCAGDIRDIREGLASLKREMEKLTSKKEEEELAIMTTPKSCVTSQNVHHDSMMTPAKEIYADLLKKKSKIEDQLVIIADTLRKMEEDMGWLKKTVDENCPRMPDSTEMPFLLEDSPMLKTQEGEVKENQITESPQKARNHNRQEQPSLIHNTGFRICRPVASFSWPKLPALVAATDTDEFASSPSHRPSPVLPFPFTLRSPETPTNLFDL; from the exons ATGTTCGTGAAAAGGTATCCGATCAGAGGAGCCTCCGCCGGTAAAAACCCTTCGCCGCCGCCGCCTCCGTTGAATG TGGCGCACATAAGAGTGGGATCTTACTACGAAATCGATTCCTCCGTCCTCCCTCTGAGATCATCGACGCCGGAGCAGCTCAAATCCATCAGAATCGTCATG GTGAACAAAGTCACGGGACGTCACGTGTCTCTCCGGTACCCGAGCATGTACTCACTCATATCGTATTTCGATTTCGCCGCTACTAACCGGACTAAACCGGAGAATAAGAAGAGTGGTGGTAGTCTTCTTCCGGTTCTTGACGAGGGGTATGTGACGACGGCGGATCTAGCCGGAGACTTGCTCTACAGAAGAATCCCACCTCACGAGGTTTCTCTGAGTAGAAAGTCCTGGAGTTTTTGGGTTTCCGACGATTCTCAACCGGCGAAGCACAACGCCGCTAGACTCTATCGCGCGATTTCGCCTGAGGGAAAGTGCTGGTCTGAGCTGAGATCGAGAGGGATGGTCAAGTGGGGGAAGAGGTTGCGCGTCCGCTACCAGAGCCGCCATATTGACTATAACAACAACAAGAGTTGTAGACTCAAGGAGGAAGATGATGGCACTGGTAAGAGGAAGCTAAGTGAATCCAGGGCTGAGAATCTCGCTAAGAGGGCTAAGGTGCTTGATCAGAAGAAGGAAAACCAAATCGTTGTTTATAAGAGGAAAACAGGGGATGAGATTGAAAGCAGTGATCTTCGAGCTGAGAAGGATGCAAACGAGAAGAGAAGATTCGCTCAGAGGGCCAATGTATCTGAGCAGAAGAAGGAGAATCAGATTGTGGTTTATACGAGGAGATCAGAGAAGAACTTTATTGACAGATGGTCTGTTGAGAG GTACAAACTTGCTGAGAAGAACATGTTAAAAGTGATGAAGGAGAAAAACGCTGTGGTTGGTAACTCCATGCTCAGGGCAGAGTTGAGGTCAGAAGCAAGGAAGCTGATTGGGGACACGGGTCTTTTAGATCATCTGCTTAAGCACATGGCAGGGAAGGTGGCTCCTGGAGGTCAAGACAGGTTTAGGAGAAAACACAATGCAGATGGAGCTATGGAGTATTGGTTGGAGAGTTCTGATTTGGTTAACTTAAGGAAAGAAGCAGGAGTCGAAGATCCTTATTGGACACCTCCACTTGGTTGGAAGCTTGGTGACAGTCCTACTCAAGATCCTGTCTGCGCTGGAGATATCCGTGACATCAGAGAAGGATTAGCTAGCCTTAAAAG AGAGATGGAGAAACTCACGTCAAAGAAAGAAGAGGAGGAGCTTGCTATCATGACTACACCTAAATCTTGTGTTACTAGTCAGAACGTACACCATGATAGCATGATGACTCCAGCAAAG GAAATCTACGCTGATCTGCTGAAGAAAAAATCCAAAATTGAGGACCAGCTAGTGATAATTGCAGATACCTTGCGCAAAATGGAG GAAGACATGGGATGGCTTAAGAAAACAGTGGACGAGAACTGTCCTAGAATGCCAGACTCAACGGAGATGCCTTTTCTACTAGAGGATTCACCAATGTTGAAGACACAAGAAGGAGAAGTGAAGGAAAATCAAATCACGGAGTCACCTCAAAAAGCTAGGAATCATAATCGACAAGAACAACCATCACTTATACACAACACTGGTTTCAGAATCTGCAGGCCTGTGGCGAGTTTCTCCTGGCCTAAACTGCCTGCCCTTGTTGCTGCAACTGATACTGATGAGTTTGCTTCTTCGCCTAGTCACCGACCATCTCCCGTCTTGCCTTTTCCATTCACCCTTCGTTCTCCAGAAACGCCAACAAATCTCTTTGACCTTTAA
- the LOC106326438 gene encoding uncharacterized protein LOC106326438, with protein MIGRDAASIPNVDLPSTTAGSRVSGSLPCRRKSLVNAGQGDVFYGEDDVADLMFREDEVEQDSVMRAYRSDEAMRSIQDTRRRERRSFFCFECFDFLILVFSRNRN; from the coding sequence ATGATCGGAAGAGATGCTGCTTCGATTCCCAACGTTGACTTACCATCTACAACGGCGGGATCACGAGTTTCAGGATCGTTGCCATGCCGACGGAAAAGTCTTGTTAACGCCGGACAGGGAGATGTTTTCTACGGCGAAGATGACGTGGCAGATTTGATGTTTAGAGAAGACGAAGTGGAACAAGACTCGGTGATGAGAGCTTACAGAAGTGACGAAGCTATGAGATCTATTCAAGATACGAGAAGACGAGAAAGAAGAAGCTTCTTTTGCTTTGAATGTTTCGACTTTCTCATACTTGTTTTCTCTAGAAATAGGAACTAA
- the LOC106323510 gene encoding uncharacterized protein LOC106323510 gives MQGYSSAKTWDSIIPRADVKDWAKVANKSKTSIMAFANSDHLLSLFPLSREPRSSSPNCEYSTAVWKCVLLRTRPSGRLFSNWQELLSWIKRDSQQAPAALRCSCYNLPSVEAEK, from the exons ATGCAAGGATACTCTTCTGCTAAAACATGGGATTCAATCATACCAAGAGCAGATGTGAAAGATTGGGCAAAG GTTGCCAACAAGAGTAAGACTAGCATCATGGCGTTTGCAAATTCCGACCACCTGCTGTCTTTGTTCCCACTATCCAGAGAACCGAGATCATCTTCTCCTAACTGTGAGTACAGCACTGCCGTATGGAAGTGTGTCTTGCTAAGGACTCGTCCTTCGGGTAGACTGTTTTCTAATTGGCAGGAGCTTCTATCATGGATAAAAAGAGATAGTCAACAAGCGCCAGCAGCTCTCCGTTGTTCATGCTACAATTTACCATCTGTGGAAGCAGAGAAATAA